The following nucleotide sequence is from Methanophagales archaeon.
TGGATAAATAATGCGGCAATGCAACAATGCTGGGATGATATGAAGAGGTGCATTATTTTAGGACTGGACGACGCGCACGGTCTGCTGGAGGCGCGATTGGGTAAGGAGGTCACGCCAGATACAATAAGCCACTACATGGAAGTGCTGAACCATGCACTGCCAGGTGCGGCGGTCATTCAGGAGCACATGGTGGAGACGAAGCCGATGCTCGTGAACGACTGCTATGCGAAGATATTCACCGGTGATGACGACCTTGCGGATGCACTGGACAGGCGATTCGTGCTGGACATAAACAAGGAGTTCCCGGCTGGCTGGACGCGCCCGGGCGAGCAGTCGGACCAGTTGAAGGAGGCGATAGGTAAGAAGATCTGGCAGGTGCTCTGGATGCCAACAGTAGTTGGCAGGATGTGTGACGGAGAGACGATGTTCAGATGGGTAGGCATGCAGGTCGGGATGACGATGATAAACGCATACAAGATGTGTGCGGGTGAGTCAGCGACCGGAGAGTTTGCGTATTACGCAAAGCATGCCGCAGTGGTCCAGTTATCGGGGAAGATGCCAGTAAGGAGAGAGCGAGGACACAACGAGCCTGGTGGGTTACCGCTGGGTATAAATGCAGATACAACGAGGTCACCGGCATTGTTCCCGAACGACCCGATAAGGGCGGAGCTGGAGAGTATCGCAGTTGCCGCTCTGGTTCAGGACCAGCTATGGTTCGGGACATACATGAGTGGTGGTGTCGGGTTCACGCAGTATGCATCTGCGACATACACGGACAACATCCTGGAGGACTTCTGTTACAAGGGATGTGAGATTGGACTGGACTATGCAGGCGG
It contains:
- a CDS encoding coenzyme-B sulfoethylthiotransferase subunit alpha, encoding WINNAAMQQCWDDMKRCIILGLDDAHGLLEARLGKEVTPDTISHYMEVLNHALPGAAVIQEHMVETKPMLVNDCYAKIFTGDDDLADALDRRFVLDINKEFPAGWTRPGEQSDQLKEAIGKKIWQVLWMPTVVGRMCDGETMFRWVGMQVGMTMINAYKMCAGESATGEFAYYAKHAAVVQLSGKMPVRRERGHNEPGGLPLGINADTTRSPALFPNDPIRAELESIAVAALVQDQLWFGTYMSGGVGFTQYASATYTDNILEDFCYKGCEIGLDYAGGEMASIKGDKLTMDLLERIIRAENDYCLTQYEAYPTVAESHFGGSVRACCAAAGCGSAVACATGLAQPTLSAWSLSMLGHYERVGRLGFYGYDLQDQCTAPCSYSYQSDEGLPFEMRGTNYPNYAMNVGHQSAYAGLVAGAHLANKDAWVLSPLIKVAFSDRDLPFDRGYVTREFGRGGLREFKVAGERDLIIGGYYGR